The following are from one region of the Phormidium sp. PBR-2020 genome:
- the fabZ gene encoding 3-hydroxyacyl-ACP dehydratase FabZ yields MSTLIDANTNNAQYSETEPVSAPATMLSVDEIHRLLPHRYPFALVDRIIEYVPQKRAVGIKNVTVNEPHFQGHFPGKPIMPGVLIVEAMAQVGGVVLTQMHEMEDGLFTFAGIDNVRFRRPVVPGDQLVMTVELLWTKRRRFGKMYGRAEVEGQLVSEGELMFSLMVE; encoded by the coding sequence ATGTCCACACTTATTGACGCCAACACTAACAACGCTCAATATTCAGAAACGGAGCCGGTCTCAGCCCCAGCGACTATGCTGAGTGTTGATGAAATTCACCGTCTTCTGCCCCATCGTTACCCCTTTGCTTTGGTCGATCGCATTATCGAATATGTGCCCCAAAAACGGGCCGTGGGCATCAAAAACGTAACGGTCAATGAACCCCATTTTCAAGGCCATTTCCCGGGAAAACCGATTATGCCCGGGGTCTTAATTGTTGAGGCGATGGCTCAGGTGGGTGGCGTCGTCCTCACACAAATGCACGAAATGGAAGACGGCCTATTTACCTTCGCCGGGATCGATAATGTTCGCTTTCGTCGGCCCGTGGTTCCCGGTGATCAACTGGTGATGACGGTGGAACTCCTCTGGACGAAACGCCGCCGTTTTGGCAAAATGTACGGTCGCGCCGAAGTCGAGGGGCAGTTGGTCAGTGAAGGGGAACTGATGTTCTCGTTGATGGTGGAGTGA
- a CDS encoding UDP-3-O-acyl-N-acetylglucosamine deacetylase: MSVSPSSPITSPCALTQGGRILRRSLSRSGVGLHSGQITQVHLHPAPTGHGRRLQRQDLPGTPPLHLSPDRVQPSPLCTQLVQGEVCAQTVEHLLAALGARGLTDVLIELDGPEVPLLDGSARDWVDAIDDAGVTLGPPPASLPPPLPEPIWIYEGDAFVAAIPAPQLQLSYGIDFSAPAIGKQWHTWNPQTEDFGQEIAPARTFGLAHEVESLRSRGLIRGGCLDNALVCDGDHWLNPPLRFANEPVRHKILDLVGDLSLLGCIPVAHILAYKASHRLHVRLAQCLRSRGYA; this comes from the coding sequence ATGTCTGTGTCTCCCTCATCCCCCATCACCTCCCCCTGCGCCTTGACCCAGGGGGGACGAATCCTGCGGCGATCGCTCTCCCGCAGCGGGGTTGGCCTTCATTCGGGGCAAATTACCCAGGTGCATCTGCACCCCGCCCCCACGGGTCACGGTCGCCGTCTGCAACGGCAGGATTTACCCGGAACTCCCCCGCTGCATCTATCCCCTGATCGAGTCCAACCTAGCCCCCTCTGCACCCAACTGGTGCAGGGGGAAGTCTGCGCTCAAACCGTGGAACATCTCCTAGCGGCTCTGGGCGCTCGGGGTCTGACCGATGTGCTGATTGAGCTAGATGGCCCAGAAGTGCCCTTACTCGACGGTTCCGCCCGAGACTGGGTTGACGCCATCGACGACGCTGGGGTCACCCTGGGGCCGCCTCCTGCATCGCTCCCCCCTCCCCTGCCAGAACCCATCTGGATTTATGAAGGGGATGCCTTTGTTGCCGCCATCCCGGCCCCCCAGCTGCAATTGAGTTATGGCATTGACTTCAGCGCCCCCGCCATTGGCAAACAATGGCATACCTGGAATCCTCAAACCGAGGACTTTGGCCAAGAGATTGCCCCCGCTCGTACCTTTGGACTAGCCCATGAGGTAGAATCTTTACGAAGCCGGGGACTCATTCGGGGTGGCTGTTTAGACAATGCTCTCGTTTGTGACGGTGACCATTGGCTAAATCCCCCCTTGCGATTTGCAAATGAACCAGTGCGTCATAAAATCTTAGACTTAGTAGGAGATTTGAGCTTGCTGGGTTGTATTCCAGTGGCTCACATTCTTGCTTATAAAGCGAGCCATCGCCTGCATGTTCGCTTAGCCCAATGCCTGCGATCGCGCGGGTACGCGTAA